Genomic segment of Meles meles chromosome 17, mMelMel3.1 paternal haplotype, whole genome shotgun sequence:
TCGGTGACACCTGTCCCCAGGCCACTCCACCCCTGCCTCTGTCACCATgggattggggggaggggtgggggggagctctCCAAACGACCTGGTCCCTTCCCAGCTTCTAGCTCTCCAGGGTTTGAGACATGGTCATTTCACTTGTTACGGAGAAGTACGAAATGCAGTGCCACTGACCACTGGGTAAGTGCTTCATCTCGCCCTTCTAAATAACTCGAAGATATAAGCAAGGAGGCCAGGGAAGGATGAGCCCTCCTGCCTGCCGCGGGGCTTAAGCACTTGTCACAGCACGAGCGGGCTTCCCCGCAACTGATCTCCACTTCAAGCTCTTCTCGGGACCAGGCACCTTGCAGAAGTCTCCTTGCAACCATTTGCAACCTAATGATGAGTTCTGGATGGGTGAGTTCCATCCTGCATATGAGATGACACCTTCGCCGGAGGTCTGTAACCTGCCCAAGACCACGCAGCTAGTcgagggcagggctgggatttgCACACAGGCCAGCTGCCTGCGGAGCCGATGAATTCCCCTGCCACCATAGGGAGGACGCGTTTGGAAGAATCCCAGCTTTCTGGACAGCTCCGGAGGGAACCTGTGGCTTTCTAGGGGCAGTATCAGTGGTTTCAGGATCTGGAGCTCTACTgcgtaatgtacagaattgtcaaaCCGCCGTGTGTGCGTCGGGAGCTGATGTAACATCGTGCATCCACTaggcttcaatttaaaaaaaaaaaaaaggaaggaagatcaggggagcctggttggctcagtgggtagagcatgtgactcttgaccttggggtcatgagttcaagccccatattgggcataaagcctacttaaaaacaaaacaaaacaatacaaaaggacaacaacaacaacaaaaaacctgagGTTCTGTTTCAGGAGCTGGCTTAAGCCCCCAGGGGACGACTCCTGGCCCGCAGACCACCAAGGGAATCGGACCTTGCTGTCCCTCCCCAGGACTGCCCGCTCCAGGAATGATACTTCCCCCCAAATGGCAGTCGGCCCTCCTGAAACTTCTTGTCAGGACAATCTAGAATCTTTCTTCTCGGGGGAGAGCTACAAAAGAGTTGGCGTTCCATGCGGAATGAAGCAGGAGGCTACAGGGAGGGAAGCTTCTTGGTCCCCACAAGCCCTAGGCCCCTGCTACCTGCCCTGCCCTTGACCCCAGCCACGTCGGGGGCTTTTCTCCTAGGGGACCTCTGGCTCACTCTCCAGCCTGTGGCCAGCCCCTCTGCACCCTCCCCTTGCAGACAGATGACCTTGGAAGCTGTGGTGCCTGATACCAGGTCTCCAGATGACTGGAGGGAGTGAGGCCAGGGCCCCAGAGCTCTGCGGGGCCAGCTTCATGGGAGAACGCGACCTTGGGCTCTGAGGCAGGCTGAGGGCTGGTGGGGAGCACTGGTGCAGGACCAGGAGGGAGACACGGTGAGAGGCTGGAGCACTGGGGGGACTAGGAAGCACCACAGATTTCCCCAATGCTCTCCTACGAAATATAAGCTGATCCACGGGAGACAAGAGGCAGGCTGCAGACCAGAGCCAAGCGAAAAATGCTGGCTTCTCGTGAACTCGGACCCTGAGGCCTCTGCGTCCTCAGGACTTCAGCTCAGGACTCGGAGAGAGTCTACTGAAAGCAGAGCTGCAGACCTCAGAGTCCCTGCCCTGAGCCCGGAGCCTGAGCTGCCGCACTGTCGATGCTTCCAGACGGAAGGTCTGAGGCTGTCTGTCTCATCTGAATTGACATCACCCCGGACTTGCTTTGGGGGTGGAGCAAATATACCGGATCCATGACAGTGGGGTTCCATGTGAGGGGCGCAGCCGCTGCCAGTCACCCCTGTCCTCCCTGGCTCTGCCCCGCCTGGGCCAGGAGCTGGAGCGAACTCGACAGACCCAGACCTTTCCATGTCCTGTTTGAGAAGTTTCCCCCCGGGTTCATCTGGTCTTGGTGCTGGGCCCCAGGGAGGTCTGCAGACTCCCCCTCTTGCATTGGCCTCAGGCAGGGTCACCCTGCAGGCGAGGCAtcagaggaaggaaagacaggGCCTCGGTGGTGGTCTAACGAGTTAATAGGCACCCGTGGGCCAAGGGCTCAGTGCGGCACACACAGGGGGTTTGGCCTTCCCTCAGCAAGTTCTCATTTTCTAGGGACTTCCCGATAGACAaatcttttcctctccccctttGGCAATGAAGGTGGTAAAATGTTCTCTTCTCTGGTCAATCGGATGAGACTTCTAGGGGAAGTTGTACCTGAAGGCCCAAGGTAAGGGAAATGATGCTGTGTTCAACCTGTCAAAGGCATTTCACTGGGATCCCAACCCAAGTGGCCGACAGAGCAACACCATGAGGCCACAGGTCTGGAGTGGATGGGGGGAGAGAGCTGCTTCTCACCACTGAGTCTGATGGCTAGGTCCCTGCAAAGTCTCACAGGTTGTTAGAGGTTTTCAGAAGTCATCCTCCCCACTTCCCGGCCTCTGTGAAGGATTACAAAAATCACCCCTGGGCCTTCCCCTAACCCTAAAGCTTTTCCCAAAGGGGAAAAcaattattgtttttaagattttatttatttatttgacagacagagatcacaagtaggcagagaggcaggcagagaaaggggaggaagcaggctccctgcagagcagagagtccaatgcgggactcgatcccaggaccctgagatgatgatgacctgagctgaagacagaggctttaacccactgagccacccaggcaccccagggagaaCAATTATTGCTGCTTAGATCTCTCACCTGTGGACCTTTGCTCTATGGAAGTTCTTTGTTATATCTAACCTAAACCCCTCCCGCTATAAGGGATGAACAGAGgcctagagacagaaagacaaggaaaaataaCCTCAGGAAATCGCCAGGAGGCACCACCAGTTCTAGAAGCAAAAGAAGTTGGCTTGGACTCCCTTTCAGATAAGCAAGAAGGAGGCTGCTCTGCTATGTGCTGAGGAGCTCGCTCACCAGAAATCTCAGCCCTGGGAGGACGCTGGGCTCCTTCTCCTTTTAAGGCAACGTCTGAGCTCTCGGGGCTGCACAAGCGGCAACAAGCCCCAGCCCCACTCATTCCTGGCTATTTGGAGGAAACCCATGATTAAtcagctcccccctcccccgcccagccTGTTTTTCATTAGGTTCTTTTTAAAGGGCTGGAACACCTCCTTAGGAACAGACATATGGCAGATCCAAGCCAACTAGGACCCCCAGGGTAGGGGGGTACCCTAACAGGGAGTGGGGAATAGTCCTGGATGAAGACCAAGGGTGTAGGTCAGAATCTAGGGTGTCAGGGCAGAGAGAGGGTTAAAATACTGGAAAAGGAGTCCTGATGGGAGAGCAGAGGAAGGCTCTGAACGGGAGCCCTGGTCACAAAGCTGGATGGGTTTGACTAGGAGAGGAGGGAGCTGCTGAGCGAGGCTGGGGGCAGCAGGGCCGCCCAGGCACACCTGGAGGGCTGCTGTGCAGGCGGAGAGGAGCGCCTTGCCCCTAATGGCAAGTTTGGAGACTTGGCCACTGCTGGTGAGACAGTCAGACCTGAAACCCAGTTTTTCCTGAACTTGCTGGTTAGTGTCTCTCTGGCTTCCCAGTTTCCCTCTAAGTGAGGCCTGTGGGAGGCATGGGATCTGTGCAGAGGGCAGCTGGGCACTGAGAAAGCCCCAAGGACTTGGGGATTTGGTAGGGGAGGGCAGGAGTGCCTGCCTTGGGGGCCTGACCTCTGAAGCTAGGGCTGGACTCCTGGAGAGGCCACAGCACCCAGCTCTCACTTCCATGCTCCCGAAGTGGCTGGAATTTGAGATGAAACCACTCTGAGCTGGGATGGGCTGGAATTTCCTGGCTGAGCTGTGGATAGATGTTAGGAGTGTCCTAAAGGGGCTGACCCATTGGACCTCCCCGTTTACCTTCTGCTTGCTTACTCCAAGCTTCCTCTTCCTTTCAAATCAAGGTACAATAAAGTCACCATCACTGACAGGGTGATACGAAGGGTCACATCCAGAGAAAGTGTGAGAGGGCATCCTCTGGTCCTTGTCCCACCACCGAAGCCCCAGGGAGCTCCCCCCGCGCAACTGCCCccatggggcaggaggagagaaggggcacATTCCTCGGCCCTGCCTCACCAGGCCCTGTGCCCCTTGGCTGCGTGTTGTGATTCTAGCAGAGAAGCCAAGGACTTTTGCTGCTAAATAAACCCTGGGGCCGGTCCCCAGTGGCATGTGTTTGTGGCGCAGGTACAAACTGTTTCCATAGGACGAACCAGCTCTCCACTCCAtccaggcagggagggggtgcactcttgaaagaaagaaaacctttctaATAATCAGGCCGTAGTCTCttcctcttaaaaacaaaacaaaacctttaggAAGGACATTCCTTGAGGTCCCAGTTGCTCTGGGGTATCTGTCCTAGTCAAACAGTTTAATATCTAATCGTAGGCAATCCTGATGCTCCTTTAGCCCTCCTGAAGGGGGTAGGAACCAAGTACTCTCAAAATAAGGCTCAGACTTTCTGCAACTTTACGGAAGTAGACACAGGGCCCTGTGGAAGTACAGGGTGGCCCATGCTGTGTGTACAACTCAAGCCTTTCATGCATCTCAGCTGATACCCTTCCAGGCCCCCTGAACAATCTCTCCTTGTCTATGTGGTCCACACAGAGTCACGGAGTCCTAGACCCTCCTGAGATCAGCTCACTCAGTGGACTCCAGGGCCCCTTACAGAGAGGTGCTGGTCCTTAGCAAAggttttttctaaaaaaattaggaTGATACTGTGGGCTCTTGGAAAAGCTACACATACCTGACATAAACGTATGggctttattctgttaatgtctACCTTCTTTATTGTAGGCTcctttttatttcagtgagagaatGATGGGAGatcaaatttataaatatctttaacTGGTAAGATAAAATGTTAGCAACCCTATGTTGGTCCCTCcaacttttttattcctttgaaaaGGCATTAGCTGTGAAATTCCAAGCATCTGAGGACCACcgacccacctcccctttggaaGCGGGGCCAGCGCTGGGGTGAGGCACGCAAGGCACTAGCCGAACCCAGAGAATGCAAGGGGGCACCCAAAAGCACAGTGagctgatatttttaaaaaattgaatttaatgccaaaagaaaaaaatccatgacaaccaaaaattcaaaatttttaaataaaggcaggAGCAGCATAAgtgatttttccttttgcctcaggTTCCAACATGGCTCAGCAAAGCACCACTTGGAAAGATTCCTGCTAAATCACTCATGACAGAAAAGGGCAGCTCTGGGTCTGAgaacccccccccgccccccggggaAGGACCTGCCGCAACCTCCTCAGGTCTTACTCTAGGCCCCTCGCGACCCTGGGGTTTGCTTGAGTCTGACGTCAGCCCGTTCTCTGCAGCTTGAATCCCAGACCCTCCCAGGGTGTTCTCAATGGATTTTGCCCTTTGGACGCTCCACGGCAGTTACATAAATGCTCCCTGCACTTGTCCCCATACTCtcgcctctccctctgcagccagatcttcatgtttctttttcttttctgaattcttaGGAAAGCAAGCAAGTGGAGACCAAGACAGATGCCAAGAACggagaggaaaggggcagagatgCCAGCAAAAAAACCCTGGGCCCCAGACGGGACTCAGACCTGGGGAAGGAGCCAAAGAAGAGTGCTTTAAAGAAAAGCTTCTCAAGAGACAAAGAGGAAGCTGATGGTAAAGGCGGAGAGAAGCCCAAGGAGGAGAAGATCATCCGGGGCATTGACAGGGGCCGGGTCAGGGCTGCTGTGGACaagaaggaggcagggaaggatgtgaagggagaggagaaggcagcagCCCCGAGGAAGGAGGACGAGAAGAAAGGCAGTGACAGGAGTGCAGGGTCGAGCAGGGACAAGGacaagaagagagaggagaaggagataaGCAAGAAAGAGGACGTcgggaagggaaagggggagagtaGGAGCGCAGATAGCAAGAAGGAGGACGAGCGGGTGAAAAGAGGAAGCGGGAGCATAGACACAAAAAGGGAGGACGAGAAAGTGAAAAAAGATGAGTCCGTCAGTGAAAAGGAACCCAAAGAAGAGAACAAGACCCAAGCGCGGGAGAAACCAGCCCCGGCTTGCCCCACCAAGCCCTCCGAGGGGCCTGCCAAGGCGGAGGAGGAGGCGGCCCCCAGCATATTTGATGAGCCCCTGGAGAGGGTGAAGAACAATGACCCAGAGATGACTGAGGTGAACGTCAACAACTCAGACTGTATCACAAATGAGATCTTGGTCCGGTTCACCGAGGCACTGGAGTTCAACACGGTGGTCAAGGTGTTCGCCCTGGCCAACACACGCGCCGACGACCACGTGGCCTTTGCCATCGCCATCATGCTCAAGGCCAACAAGACCATCACCAGTCTGAACCTGGACTCTAACCACATCACGGGCAAAGGCATCCTGGCCATCTTCCGGGCCCTCCTCCAGAACAACACGCTGACGGAACTCCGCTTCCACAACCAGCGGCACATCTGCGGCGGCAAGACGGAGATGGAGATCGCCAAGCTGCTCAAGGAGAACACCACGCTGCTCAAGCTGGGCTACCATTTCGAGCTGGCCGGGCCCCGGATGACGGTCACCAACCTGCTCAGCCGCAACATGGACAAACAGCGGCAAAAGCGGCTCCAGGAGCAGCGGCAGGCACAGGAGGCCAGCGGCGAGAAGAAGGATCGGCTGGAGGTGCCCAAGGTCGGGGCCCTGGCCAAGGGCTCCCCCAAACCCTCTCCCCAGCCATCTCCAAAGGCCTCGCCCAAGAACTCGCCCAAGAAAGGGGGCGCCCCAGCtgctccgccgccgccgccgcctcccttGGCCCCGCCCCTTATCATGGAGAACCTGAAGAACTCACTGTCCCCAGCCAcccagaggaagatgggagacaAAGTCCTGCCCATCCAGGAGAAGAACTCCCGCGACCAGCTACTGGCCGCCATTCGCTCCAGCAACCTCAAGCAGCTCAAGAAGGTAAGTAGTCGAGGGCCTGGAGGGGATGGCGGGCCTGCCTGGGGAACGGGGGCGGAGCAGGCTGTCAGGCTGCTGTGCCCGTGCGGCACCTCTGGCCATCGCAGCTTCTGGACAGGCCACAGTGTCTCCCTTGGAGGGGGACTCTCTCCTTCCTGTAAGGAGCTTCCTTTAGCCTCTCACTCCGTGCCTCCAACTTTGCTACCCTGCAGCGAAACCAGGGTCTCCCAGAAACGGGGAAACACGTCTCTACCTAGTAGTTCCGCCTGGTCCTGCATTaagtcttctctccttccttcgcAAAACAAAAATGATCTCCCTTTTAGGAATTCCCTCTCAGGACCAGCCAAGTCCTACTCATCAGTGTATCCCAAAGGCCATCGGGAGATTCAGCCCTCAGGAGGGTCTCCCCTGTGACTAATCAGTGCCACAGACACATGAGCCGTCCCTAGAGACCCCCCTGCTCCTCCAAGTTTCACCTCCCTGCACCTCAGGCGACAGAGGCCACAGTCATGTGCTGATCTGACGGGATGGCGGCAGAGAACCCTAACCCAGCGGCATCATCGGGGGCTAGGCACCAAGACAGAAAGGATAACCTCAGCTGTAATGTTAATGGTCACTGGATGACATCCAGTTTTTACAGACAGGGAAAATGCTCACTTACTCATTCCACAGACACCTGTGGGGGGGCTctggttgccagaaggaagggaggCCAGATGAACTCTAGAGGCTCCTCTGCTAAGCTCCGTTCTCTAAACTGTCCCTGCTTTGCCCTGACAGGTGGAGGTGCCCAAACTGCTTCAGTAGGACCAGACTGCCAGGGGGCACGGTCTGCCGATGCCAAGACTGCCCCAGCCTCGCCTCCCAGGGCCGCACAgaccccgcccccaaccccacctccggCTGCCCTGCTGCGGATGTCCCTACTCTGCCATGGGAGAGCATGAGGCCTGGCCACACTCCAGGAAGGATGCCTTCTCCCTTCTCACTTTCCTTTTCTCGTCTCTGAGGCTctccaaatatttcttttataccTGGAGCTGAGGTTGCTGGACAAGAAGAGTCCTTGTAGCATGTCACTGAGAAGATGGCATGCCTGGGACCCAAGTAGCTGGCAAGTTGCGAAAGGCCTGTGATCCAGGAAAGATGTGCCACCAGGACCACATAACCAGCCCAGCCCCACTGCCCTCCAGGGCTAGGATTCAGGCCTCTGAGGAGCCCTTGGGGCAAAGCTGCTGGGCCCGTGGCCCTCTGTGTGGGCCAATGGCAGAAGATTGAGAAGGGCACGAGGGCccaagggaagaaggaggaggggctgaggatACCCTCAAACCCCTCCTGGGCTGATCAGAGGACATGGCAGGGGCAGTTGGCCTGGTGGGAAGTGGGCtccagctgggaggagggggacagaCAGCAGCTGGTCCTGAAGGTTTGATGCCAAAGCAGACATTTCCCTCACACCCACCTGCTGTTGTATAAATAGCCGTGTATCTGTTTTTCCATAAGATTTTGATAATATATACAAGCCTTTAGTTGTGAATGACGGTGCCCCACCTCTGTATTGTCCTGAGGGGTCCTGATGCTCACCCTAGGCCCCATGGAGGACTCTA
This window contains:
- the LMOD1 gene encoding leiomodin-1, whose translation is MSKVAKYRRQVSEDPDIDSLLSTLSPEEMEELEKELDVVDPDGSIPVGLRQRNQTEKQSVGTYNREAMLNFCEKETKKLIQRELSMDESKQVETKTDAKNGEERGRDASKKTLGPRRDSDLGKEPKKSALKKSFSRDKEEADGKGGEKPKEEKIIRGIDRGRVRAAVDKKEAGKDVKGEEKAAAPRKEDEKKGSDRSAGSSRDKDKKREEKEISKKEDVGKGKGESRSADSKKEDERVKRGSGSIDTKREDEKVKKDESVSEKEPKEENKTQAREKPAPACPTKPSEGPAKAEEEAAPSIFDEPLERVKNNDPEMTEVNVNNSDCITNEILVRFTEALEFNTVVKVFALANTRADDHVAFAIAIMLKANKTITSLNLDSNHITGKGILAIFRALLQNNTLTELRFHNQRHICGGKTEMEIAKLLKENTTLLKLGYHFELAGPRMTVTNLLSRNMDKQRQKRLQEQRQAQEASGEKKDRLEVPKVGALAKGSPKPSPQPSPKASPKNSPKKGGAPAAPPPPPPPLAPPLIMENLKNSLSPATQRKMGDKVLPIQEKNSRDQLLAAIRSSNLKQLKKVEVPKLLQ